The following coding sequences lie in one Aspergillus puulaauensis MK2 DNA, chromosome 3, nearly complete sequence genomic window:
- a CDS encoding uncharacterized protein (InterPro:IPR005645,IPR029058;~antiSMASH:Cluster_3.1) translates to MNPPKGSVPSFEHPLLEMASVRSYFEPFGAGNAGRNSPASSSKRPTRILMLHGHGQSGQFFYHKTTRLVEALHEIALERDARRCSERIELFYVNGPLSAG, encoded by the exons ATGAATCCTCCAAAGGGTAGTGTACCGAGTTTTGAACACCCTCTTCTAGAGATGGCTTCTGTCCGGTCGTACTTTGAGCCCTTTGGCGCAGGGAATGCTGGCCGCAATAGTCCTGCATCCTCCAGCAAGAGACCAACCCGAATTCTGATGCTCCACG GACATGGTCAGTCGGGCCAATTCTTTTACCACAAGACAACACGCCTGGTGGAAGCCTTACATGAAATCGCCCTCGAGAGAGACGCGAGACGCTGCTCGGAGCGCATCGAGCTCTTCTATGTCAACGGTCCCCTATCAGCCGGCTAG